Proteins co-encoded in one Amblyraja radiata isolate CabotCenter1 chromosome 24, sAmbRad1.1.pri, whole genome shotgun sequence genomic window:
- the tnnt2 gene encoding troponin T, cardiac muscle isoform X1 — MSDTEEVGEEFEEVEEQEEEEEEEGEEEEGEEKPKPKVFLPSLIPPKIPDGERVDFDDIHRKRIEKDLLELQTLIKGHFVNRKKDEEEIVALKERIEKRRSERAEQHRIQAEREKERQSRIAEERARKEEEESRKRAEEEAKKKKTMSNISLHFGGYIQKTDSRRGGKRQTEREKKKKILSERRKHLDADGLSENELKEKSKELWNWMHQLEAEKFDLLEKMKLQKYEINLLRNRVNDHQKVSKGLHGKGKVSGRWK; from the exons ATGTCGGACACTGAAGAGGTTGGAGAAGAATTTGAGGAAGTT gaggaacaagaagaagaagaagaagaagaaggagaagaagaagaaggtg AAGAAAAACCCAAGCCAAA agTCTTTTTGCCCAGCCTTATACCACCCAAAATTCCAGATGGAGAAAGAGTCGACTTTGAT GACATCCATCGGAAGCGTATAGAGAAGGACCTCCTGGAACTGCAGACATTAATTAAAGGTCATTTTGTGAACAGAAAGAAGGACGAAGAGGAAATTGTTGCTTTGAAGGAGAGAATT GAAAAACGTAGATCGGAGAGAGCTGAGCAGCATAGGATTCAAGCTGAGAGGGAGAAAGAACGACAGTCACGGATCGCT GAGGAACGAgcaaggaaagaagaggaagaaTCGAGAAAGAGAGCAGAGGAAGAAGCAAAGAAGAAAAAAACCATGTCGAACATATCCTTGCACTTTGGAGGCTACATTCAGAAG ACTGACAGCCGTAGAGGTGGGAAGAGgcaaactgagagggaaaagaaaaAGAAGATTCTGTCAGAAAGACGCAAGCATCTGGACGCCGATGGTCTGAGTGAGAATGAACTGAA GGAGAAAAGCAAAGAGCTGTGGAATTGGATGCACCAACTCGAAGCAGAAAAATTTGACCTACTGGAAAAAATGAAACTGCAGAAATATGAA ATTAACCTACTGCGAAACCGAGTCAATGATCACCAGAAAGT TTCTAAGGGACTCCATGGCAAGGGGAAGGTATCCGGCCGTTGGAAGTAA
- the tnnt2 gene encoding troponin T, cardiac muscle isoform X3, protein MSDTEEVGEEFEEVEEQEEEEEEEGEEEEEEKPKPKVFLPSLIPPKIPDGERVDFDDIHRKRIEKDLLELQTLIKGHFVNRKKDEEEIVALKERIEKRRSERAEQHRIQAEREKERQSRIAEERARKEEEESRKRAEEEAKKKKTMSNISLHFGGYIQKTDSRRGGKRQTEREKKKKILSERRKHLDADGLSENELKEKSKELWNWMHQLEAEKFDLLEKMKLQKYEINLLRNRVNDHQKVSKGLHGKGKVSGRWK, encoded by the exons ATGTCGGACACTGAAGAGGTTGGAGAAGAATTTGAGGAAGTT gaggaacaagaagaagaagaagaagaagaaggagaagaagaagaag AAGAAAAACCCAAGCCAAA agTCTTTTTGCCCAGCCTTATACCACCCAAAATTCCAGATGGAGAAAGAGTCGACTTTGAT GACATCCATCGGAAGCGTATAGAGAAGGACCTCCTGGAACTGCAGACATTAATTAAAGGTCATTTTGTGAACAGAAAGAAGGACGAAGAGGAAATTGTTGCTTTGAAGGAGAGAATT GAAAAACGTAGATCGGAGAGAGCTGAGCAGCATAGGATTCAAGCTGAGAGGGAGAAAGAACGACAGTCACGGATCGCT GAGGAACGAgcaaggaaagaagaggaagaaTCGAGAAAGAGAGCAGAGGAAGAAGCAAAGAAGAAAAAAACCATGTCGAACATATCCTTGCACTTTGGAGGCTACATTCAGAAG ACTGACAGCCGTAGAGGTGGGAAGAGgcaaactgagagggaaaagaaaaAGAAGATTCTGTCAGAAAGACGCAAGCATCTGGACGCCGATGGTCTGAGTGAGAATGAACTGAA GGAGAAAAGCAAAGAGCTGTGGAATTGGATGCACCAACTCGAAGCAGAAAAATTTGACCTACTGGAAAAAATGAAACTGCAGAAATATGAA ATTAACCTACTGCGAAACCGAGTCAATGATCACCAGAAAGT TTCTAAGGGACTCCATGGCAAGGGGAAGGTATCCGGCCGTTGGAAGTAA
- the tnnt2 gene encoding troponin T, cardiac muscle isoform X2, whose product MSDTEEVGEEFEEVEEQEEEEEEEGEEEEGEKPKPKVFLPSLIPPKIPDGERVDFDDIHRKRIEKDLLELQTLIKGHFVNRKKDEEEIVALKERIEKRRSERAEQHRIQAEREKERQSRIAEERARKEEEESRKRAEEEAKKKKTMSNISLHFGGYIQKTDSRRGGKRQTEREKKKKILSERRKHLDADGLSENELKEKSKELWNWMHQLEAEKFDLLEKMKLQKYEINLLRNRVNDHQKVSKGLHGKGKVSGRWK is encoded by the exons ATGTCGGACACTGAAGAGGTTGGAGAAGAATTTGAGGAAGTT gaggaacaagaagaagaagaagaagaagaaggagaagaagaagaaggtg AAAAACCCAAGCCAAA agTCTTTTTGCCCAGCCTTATACCACCCAAAATTCCAGATGGAGAAAGAGTCGACTTTGAT GACATCCATCGGAAGCGTATAGAGAAGGACCTCCTGGAACTGCAGACATTAATTAAAGGTCATTTTGTGAACAGAAAGAAGGACGAAGAGGAAATTGTTGCTTTGAAGGAGAGAATT GAAAAACGTAGATCGGAGAGAGCTGAGCAGCATAGGATTCAAGCTGAGAGGGAGAAAGAACGACAGTCACGGATCGCT GAGGAACGAgcaaggaaagaagaggaagaaTCGAGAAAGAGAGCAGAGGAAGAAGCAAAGAAGAAAAAAACCATGTCGAACATATCCTTGCACTTTGGAGGCTACATTCAGAAG ACTGACAGCCGTAGAGGTGGGAAGAGgcaaactgagagggaaaagaaaaAGAAGATTCTGTCAGAAAGACGCAAGCATCTGGACGCCGATGGTCTGAGTGAGAATGAACTGAA GGAGAAAAGCAAAGAGCTGTGGAATTGGATGCACCAACTCGAAGCAGAAAAATTTGACCTACTGGAAAAAATGAAACTGCAGAAATATGAA ATTAACCTACTGCGAAACCGAGTCAATGATCACCAGAAAGT TTCTAAGGGACTCCATGGCAAGGGGAAGGTATCCGGCCGTTGGAAGTAA